The nucleotide window tctttgactctctttctctcctttctttttctttcctttccttccttttctttcttatagatttataagagaccacattgcctattatccttttccaagtttaaattgttttctatcacaagtaaaacattttaaccggtcatttggtggtgtttcaccttaatttaacccgaggggaatcacagaaccattgcaactctctgggcttccaatcTGGGTCGTGACAATTGCAACTGTGACATCTAAACATTTACAGCTGATTTAGAAAGGATTACATTAGATGCGTGACACAGAGGCCATAACAAAGCAGTGTAGCTACTCTATACACCTCATGGCAAGACCTCTGTTTATTACTGTACAAAAAGGACAATGTAACACTCATTGTAATGTCTCAATGCTTTGCCAAAGAGAtactctcttctttcccttcccaaagTACATAGATTAAATAACTGGATTAAACTCTCAAGTTTTAAGCATACAATGTATCTGTCAAAGATACAAACTTTTCAGATTCTCCTGTCTGCATGTTCTCCTTGCACtgtatctgaaaacaaaacaatcacaAACCAATTAATTACCTGTAATTAATTATGTCTGCACAGCCTAATCTCCATTCTAAGGTCTCTGTAGTGAAGTCGTCAGTGTTACCGAGATCAGTAAAGCCCACAACATAGTCTTGTGTTTTTCCATCTTTTACTAGTGCTAGAGTGGGAATTACTTTGATGCGCAGTCTCTCACACAAGAAAGGAgatttttcagcatttaatttcAAGAATTTTGTCTCAACATGCTTTTTTGCCAATACAGTCAAATGTCTGTCCATTATTTGACACctgttaaaacaaaaccaaaacgaAATATATAAAGTGTTAGACTCAATATGCTGAAGAATATGTACTTTACAGAAAGTTTAAAAGGAACAGTAAAGAGCTAGTTTTATCATGTTAATTCCTCAGATATGACCTTTGTAATTAGGAATTTAGTTTCAAGAAAAACTGTGTTTCAAAGGTAGCTGGATTTAATGGCTAATAGAATAACAGCCTGGAGCACCTTTTTGCACAATTACACCATCCATTTCTCTAATTTCTTCCTAATTACTCCCCCACACACCTGAAAGCCTCTTTCATTTCTTAAGACCTGCATTTATTGATGAAGTTTCCCTCTGACTTCTATTCTTCCTGCTCTAGCTTCACTGCCTGTCAGATGGAAAAATTTCTCTATAATGAACTTCACATCTTCAGAAAAGTACTCTCACCAtgttagtgttttggtttttttccgtCACTACCTCCACAACTGAGATGCAGTAAAACTcattgtacaggaaaaaaaaaaaaaaagtgatttgcaCAGACTGCTATAggcaaaaatatttgtcttttctcctgcaaTGGAACAGGAGTGAGCATACAATTGTTGTTTCTCAGCTAAGGGACAGTAACGTGAACTGCTCAAAATACTTGTCAGATGACATACATTTGTGGACTTGTCATCTGCAATCTCAACTTTCTGGATTGTCTTCTTTAAGTGGTTTGGCTTTGCCGCATGAACTCTGTGATGTGACTGTCCTTTAACTCAAGAGGAGAGCCAAGCAGATCAAAAAGATCAAGTGGGCAAGGATGAAAGCAACTTGATAATTGGCTGGTAAACCTGACACATTTTCAAGCTGGTTGTCAGCACAACACATTTTACAAAGAACTCCCTCTAAAGGTCTTTCTCCTGTCTGAGTCTACACACTTTGTTGGTTCAAGAAACAAGAATCAAACGACTCAAACCTGTCCTAAGCTACTTTATTTGCAGAGACAGTTTTTCAACTTCTTTGAATAAAATCTAGCCAAATACAACTGCTTCAGATATTTCTGAAACTTAAACATTTAACTTAGAAAACGTAGGACACAGATAACCTCACTGCATAATCCAGCTCTTCCAATTTTTCACATTGAAGCTGTTTCAGTTTATATTCTATAAGGTAGAGAGAATATAACACCTTGGGGGGcgaaaaaccaaccaaccagccaacaATAGGATTAACTGTCTCCTCCTCCAACAAACTACTCTACTTTGCAACTGCATTTTAACAGAAGACATTGAGACGGACCCACTGAGGAACAGCCTACAACCCAGGACTTTGGAAATTCTTCCAAGTGGGAGATCTTAATTTAGGTTCCTATTCTGAGTCAGGACATACTCTCAGATCTAGGTCTCTCACACCCTAAAAAAGTGACATAATCACAAAGGGAAAGCAGCTGCAATTGGTATCCACAGGTCCTTTCAAAGTTAAAGGTTAAATTCTGAAGATGCCTAGacaagttttttgttttattttcatttgccagAACTATCCAGAATATCTCTGTCTGGAATAACCAAAGTGATGctttttaaatgctgttcttGTATGGTCACTATGTTTACAGACCTGGCTCCCTCAAACTAAATCAATAATGAAACACAGCACTGAAATATTGCCAAAGAAGTTATACATTTATATTCTAATCAACTGTGTAACAGAGTATTAATTGTTGTCAAATCAGGTTCAGATtaactggaatgaaaaaaaataaaaatcaaatgccTTGAGAAGGGACTGAAATTTGGAAAATGAAGGAATTTGGATAGTTCTAAAAATGCATACTTTTTTGTGGGATTTGAAAGAACAAAGGAACATGTCAGTTTTTGTAGATATCTATAAATAAAAGGTTTTTGAGCATAGCTTATTTACTATACCTGAAAGTTGTATCTCTATAGAAATGGCAAACAACGTTTTTACTTTCTTTGACTTCTTGGAAAAAGTCTCTCTCACTTGGGATTTCTCTGTATTCTCCATGTCCTTTTGAAAGCCATTCCTTTTGGAAAACATAAAACGAAATAATTAGCATGGAGTTTGTTAGTCCTGCACCTGTCATGCAAGCTCTACAGCTTTTAAGAAAACTTAAAAGAGGGGGCCTGCAGTGGAAACCCATTTCATACAGTAATAGGAGGAGAAACAAATTACTTCTCCCCTTTTAGTTCTGTTTGGAAAATACGCAAATGCCACTACACTAAACAATACTTTTGGGCTGCTTCTTTCTCAACAGATAGGTGGTTGAGCAGTAAGGTTGCTTATTTGGAAATACAAATCTTGTACAGAGCTGCATAAATGTCTGCAGTGCAGCGTCTCAGTAAGGCTAGAATAGTTCAAAGAGAACACCAACGACAGAAAATTCTCAGCATTTGAAAACTGCTAACTGACAGCTTGGACCACTCTCTCTAAAATGTTTTTGTACACTCAAAGAACTTGTCTACAACTGATTCAAGTCATTACAAGTGTTAAAATAGATTTCTTCTGATTTTACCCCTCTGAAAATATCAGGGATAAAAAAGCCTACTAACTCACTGGCCACAGATGATGTTTACCTATCAAATATACACTGAAGGTATCTTAATATGAGCCAGGCTTCCAGAAAACCATTCAGAAAACACATGCATGTTAGTCATAAAATGTATGGAGAAACAGAATTTCACAAGCTAAAATTTACAGACTTCAAAAACTGCCTGATTACGTGCAAATACGTTTTAGAAAAAGCTAATCTAGATTTTCAACAaatgcacttcagaaaaaaaccccagcttctACAATACTGAAAGTTAACTGTAgtgtattaaaacaaacaagtacAGACTAAGCTAAACAATTCAAAGTAGTGCAGTATGACAGAACTTGTCAAAAAACTTTAGTTtccagtggggggggggaaatttaGATAAATCACTGTTCTTGGACTTGCAGTTTTGTCTTAGCAGAGTGAAAAAAAGCCAAAGtttccaaacaaaccaaaaatatgcTGTAAACTAGATTAGGACAGAACAAAGAATTTCCTGAACATCGTGCACATTAAGAATGCATAGAACTATGAGCACATGAAGAAGTCATCATAATGCAAATCCATCCATGATGACCTATCATTCAGCAGTGGGTATGCTTTAATGCCCCTCTGCACAATCCTATTCCAGAATAGTGTGAGAGCATACTCCTTTTACTGAGTAGTATTTcaaatttgcatttgaaaatacaaatgaatgGTGACTTAAGATCAACTGACATGAACAATTTTTTGCATGAGAACCACCACATGTTCACATCCAAGAACACCCAAGTGTTATGAGAAGGAAAACACTAGAATCAAATATAAACTGAACTGTCGAAGACAAGCAAATAGCATGCCACTTTTTCTACTTCTTTGTTTAGAAAATCAAAGCCGCTAACACTGCCTGTCCTCCAGCATCCCAACTGTGCCATGACATTTTACTGCGCTCCCGTTTCAAAGCACGGTATTAACTTCAAACCACAGTGAGAGAATCTCCTTTCAAACCAGTCACCTTCCCCCCAACCCAGTCTATTTCTTTGTTTAGGTTTGTTTAGATGGAGTAAGCTAGTAGACCTGTGGCTTCCCTACTTACAATTCAGGTCTCACACCAACATTTTGGCGATAACTATGTTCAAAGAGACTTTTTGGGTAGCATAAAGACCACAATTTAGCATGAGGTATCGGGGATCAAAGCAGAGTTTCTTTCCTGCAAGAATAAATGTGCAGTCATACCAAAACAACATTTCATTGAGTTAGAACGAGTGGGACAAATGATTCCACCCTAGGAACAAGGAAAGACCCTGTATCATTCTTCTACAAAATACCTTAAGAGCACGCATCACTTACGTGCTGTAAGTAACAACCTCCAGAATTCAGGAGCCTAAAGGCTTATGATTAGGTTGCCTACAAGGGTTATGTTTCCAGACAGCAATGTTCAGTGAATACGAACACACTCAAATCTTTGTATGAGACTCTTTATCCTACCCTTATTGTAAACAATCACAGAGGTTCTTCTCTCCCCTTGTTGAAATATACAAAGCATGCACACATGAACAGACACTCGATTTCCTGGATAACTTAAAATTAGTAAGTACAGAaaggtgaggaaaaagaaaaaaaacccacaaaaccccaaaaaacttaGTTCACATTTACAGTTTCCCTAGGATTTCCAAAAAGGCTGTTACACCGTACACATCAAGAGTCAATATTACTACAGGAAttacttgtttctgctgctgggcCTTTTTTAGTGCCTCAAGCCTCCTTTGTTTAAGGCATTCCAATTCATCTTCATCCATTTGATCCAGCTTCTGCAGTTCAGCATCCAGATGTTCTTCCACAACCTTAGTAGTCTGAAGTATTTCATTCTCCAGAACTTTTTGAAGTATTTCAACAGAGGTATCAGCAGCCATCTTGAACTAGAAAGGGATCTCTTCAGAGCTGTGGAAACAGTGATAGTGGAATTAACATATATACAAACACTTAATTAAAAGCCTGACCTCTCTTACTTGTAGTTCACACTGTAGAGAAACAAAATGCTATGCTATTTGAAGATAACAGTATATAGTTCTTCTCTATATTGCAACCCCCTTTGGAGAACAGTTTCACAGCGAACACAGATGGCAACAAAGATACCAGTCAAGGCCCATTCTCTCAATCC belongs to Strix uralensis isolate ZFMK-TIS-50842 chromosome 2, bStrUra1, whole genome shotgun sequence and includes:
- the TXNDC9 gene encoding thioredoxin domain-containing protein 9, with protein sequence MAADTSVEILQKVLENEILQTTKVVEEHLDAELQKLDQMDEDELECLKQRRLEALKKAQQQKQEWLSKGHGEYREIPSERDFFQEVKESKNVVCHFYRDTTFRCQIMDRHLTVLAKKHVETKFLKLNAEKSPFLCERLRIKVIPTLALVKDGKTQDYVVGFTDLGNTDDFTTETLEWRLGCADIINYSGNLMDPPFQSQKKFGTSFTKLDKKTIRGKKYDSDSDDD